TTGCCATATGATCAGGTTGATAATTTAGGGCCTGCAGGCAGTATGGTGAGCAGTGTTCATGACTTATCTAAATGGCTTATCATGCAGTTAGACAGTGGCAGATATGAAGGAAGAACCATTTTGCCATGGCAGGTGATTCAAAAAACCCGAGATGTCAACATTACTTTATCCAGCAGACTGAATACAAATACGTCTTCACATTTCACGGGATATGGACTGGGACTCTTTATGACCGATTACTTCGGGAAGCAGGTCTTTTGGCATACAGGAGGTGCTTTTGGATTTGTTAGTAATACCTGTTTTGTGCCGGAAGAAAAATTGGGTATCGTGATCTTAACGAATAATGATAATCAGTCATTTTTTGAAATATTAAGACACCAAATACTAGCGGCCTATATGGGAGCGGCCTTCATAGATAAACATACGGAAGCGTATAAACATTTTCGTGAAATGGAGGATCGCAAACTTGCCGGTATCAATGCATACGATAAAAGAATACAGCAATTGAAAGAGCCTCCGCTTTCATTGATCGCTTATACAGGTAAATATGTTCATCCGCTCTATGGAACAATTCATATTGTAAAAGAGGATCGTGATCTGATGATCAAATTTGATGGACATCGACAACTCAGTGCAAGATTACAGTATATGGACAATGAAGAATGGCGACTTTCTTACAGTAACCCTGCATTTGGTATTTTTTCTGTCAAGTTCAAAACACAACAGCAACAGGTTGTCAGCATTGATATCCCTGTAAATGATTTTGTAGAATATGATCCATATACATTCAGAAAACAGTAACTTTCAATGACCAAAATATACTTACATGAGATTTTCTTTTTTGGCTTTGGCCTTAGGTAGCAGTTTAGCTATACACGCACAGGAATTACCAACCTCCTATCCTCAACTGGTAAAAGATATTACACCCAAACTGGTTGAATGGCGTCGTCATTTTCATCAAAATCCTGAATTATCAAACAGAGAATTTAAAACGGGCGCTTATATCGCTGCGTATTTGAAATCAATCGGTCTAGAAGTGAAAGCGAATGTTGCTAAAACAGGCGTAGTAGCCATCTTAAAGGGTGGTAAACCTGGGCCTGTTGTTGCACTAAGAGCTGATATTGATGCATTACCTGTTACTGAACGCGTAAATATTCCATTCGCATCAAAAGTTACGACCGAGTTCAATGGACAAACGGTTGGTGTAATGCATGCATGCGGACATGATTCTCACACTTCTATACTTATGGGTACTGCATCTGTCTTGAAAAAAATGCAGGCAGATGTACCAGGTACCATTGTATTCTTGTTTCAACCTGCTGAGGAAGGTGCACCTGCAAATGAAGAAGGTGGCGCTTCTTTAATGATCAAAGAGGGTGCATTGGATAATCCAAAAGTAGAAGCTGTATTTGGCTTACATATCAACTCAACGATCCCTGTTGGAGAGATTCAATATAAAACAGGTGCTTTTATGGCGTCTTCTGATTGGTTTAAAATAGTGGTCAAGGGTCAGGGCGGACATGGTTCTAAACCCTGGAAAGCCATTGATCCGATCGCATCCGCATCACAGATCATTGAAGGATTGCAACATATTGTAAGTAGACAAATGGAATTGACGAAAGCGCCAGTTGTGATCACTGTAGGAGCCATACAATCAGGTGTAAGAAATAATATTATTCCTGAGACCTGTGAGATGTTAGGTACCATCAGAACCCTGGATAGTAAGATGCAAAAAGAAGTGCATGAAAGAATTCGCAATACAGTTAAACATATTGCTGCAAGTAATGGTACAGAAGCGGAAGTTACCATTGATACAAAAACATTGGTGACCTATAACGATCCTGAGTTGGTTAAACTGACACTGCCTTTTCTTGAAAAAGCTGCAGGCAAAGGGAAAGTGGTTACTCGTGATTGGGATACAGGAGCAGAAGATTTTTCATTTTATGGTGAAAAAGCACCTTCCTTCTTTTTCTATCTTGGAGGTATGCCAAAAGATCAGGATGTCAATAAGGCGCCACAACATCATACCGCTGACTTCTATATTGACGAAAGTGGATTCGATCTGGGTGTGAAAGCTTTCTGCCAGTTGGTATTTGATTATGCTAAGAGTAAGAAGTAAGGATTTATTGCCACTGAGAACACAGAATTGCACAGAAAGTTTTTGTCTATCTCAGTGTTTTCAGTGGCAATTGATTTAAGAATATATTCTCGCCCCAAACAATAAGCTCCCAATTCTTACCATGTTACTCCCCTCTTCGATGGCAATTTTATAATCGCCACTCATACCCATACTGAGAATGGCAGATGGCAGATGGCCAATACCAGATGTATTGAAAATATCATAAAGGGATTTAAATTCTGCTCTCACTTTTTCCTGATCATCAGTAAATGATGCCATTCCCATAAGTCCACATACACGTACATTAGGGAAGTGTTCGAGTTGTTCCATTGCTGCCGTTAATTCTTGTTGATCCATTCCAAATTTTGTTTCTTCCGTTGCGATATGGATTTGTAACAGACAATCTATAATGCGATTGTTTTTAGCAGCTTGTTTATCTATCTCTTTCAATAATTTAAGGCTATCCACACCATGTATGAGATGAACAAAGGGTGCTATGTATTTTACTTTGTTAGATTGTAAGTGTCCGATAAAATGCCAGCGAATATCTGTTGGTAAGCTTGCCTGTTTATCTACCAATTCCTGGACATAATTCTCACCGAAATCTCTTTGACCTAACTGGTATAAGGCTTCAATATCTTCAACAGGTTTTGTTTTGCTGACAGCGACCAGTGTCACCTTTTTCTCTTTTAATTCCTGACTGATGGTTTTAAAAACATCGGAATGTATCGACATGCCTGGAAATTTATTGCGAATGTAAAGCCATTCTCTGATTAGTAATAAAGTGTTCTAATAAAAGAAGTTGATTGTATGCCGGACAATAGTAATAGAATTTACCTAGTTGGGCTTTGCCTGTGAACTGTTTTAATTGGTCAGGTAACATAGAAGCCATATTGGCAATAAAAAACGAGAAGGATTCATCTTCCGTCAATTCTCGGAATGAAGTCACTTTTTTGGGTGTAACAATAGGCGGCATCACTTCCCATTTTAACAACGCAGTGGATAAGATCACTTGTTCAAGAAATGAGGAAGATTGTAGCAATAATTCCTTTGCTTCACTCACCATTTGAGATTTTAATGCTTCCAATGCTATGATCTTTTTTGTAGACATCAATCTGGACATATGATACAAAACAATAGCAGGGTTACTGTAATGCGGTGATACATAGGATGCATGACTCAAGTGTTTCTTTTCCTGAATCACACGAACGATGAGATCTAAGCTTGCTGAGTCTGCTTTTGTCCATGCTAAATCATAACGCTGAACCATTAACAATACATTGGCCAATACACATACATCAAAATCAACCGGCATTTTTTTGCCAAACCATGTTGAGTAAGCTGGTATAGTACGGTATTCCGGGAAGGTATTTTTGATCTTAGATATGCCGCCATTTCTATAATCTTGCATGAGCTTATGTACTTCTTCTGCAATAGGTTTATCTGCCGCAAGGGCTAATAACATGATAGCAGTATCATCTAAGTCATCAGGTAGTGCCTGACTTTTATTGAATAGATTCATCCATCCGGAATTCGGAAAGATCTGAGGTGTATCTGTAGGCCAGAAATTATAGGTATTCCTTCCCTTTCGGTTTTTAAATTTATTGCTCACTACTAACGACTCATCAATGATCCTTTTTGCAATGGATTGCTGATACGTTGTCAGATCAGGCATTAGATCACGTAATGTAAACGCGATCAACGCAGTGAAAAATATATTGATATCTGCTTTTTGTTGATGTTGATTTAAAGCATAAATGCGATAGGATGGAAACAATCCTTTAGGAAATACACCCGATTCCTTTACCTGCAACTGTTCTAATCTTTGTAATATTTTAAAAGATACAAGTGTATCGGCAGCTTTTGTATGAGCGATGAATAAAAGGAAAATACTACATCCAATAAAACGACATTTCCAAAGCATGAAGTAAAGATAAGAAATCAACACGTGAGACCTCATCTAAACCTACAAAACGCCTTTGCAAAAAGCGTAGTATTTTCTATGTTTCGTCTTTTGCTTTTGACTTGAATTATCGACTGGTAAACATGGCTTTTACAAAATCAGTAACCAAATAACTGATCATTTTTCCGGTATGATGGCCCGACCTCCCATCTGCAAGTTGTGATGCCCCCTCGCAAATATGCAAATAAGCAACCTTGCTATCTGTAGCTGTGAAATTGATGTATTGTCTGGCATGTGCAAGAGAAATACCTGCCGGACTTGAAGCACTGCTGACAGCATTCTCAATCACGTCCATATCTAATTCAATTCCACAATAGGAATCTTCAGTAAATCCGGTCGCATGTGCTACCGATTGAAGAAATGTTCTTTTTTCATGGATAAAAATATCTTCATAACTGATACAATCAATGAATGGATTATTGACCATGTCCATCCATACATTTTGCGGAAGATAATTTTCATGATAGCCTAAGACACAATATTTCTCTAGATATCCATCTGCTTCGGCATAAGAAAAACCATTACCGCTATGTCTTCCTTCCATTGGACGAAAATCTGCATGGGCATCCAGATTGATCGCATTGATCTGTGCAATAGGGATCAAGCCAGCTTTATACAAACCTTTTGCAGCCCCTTTGATACATGGATAAGCATTATTATGTCCACCCCCGATCACAATGGGTATTTTATTATTTTGTGTGATCACATGTATTAGCTGTTCTACTTCATCATCGATCATATTAACGGCATGTCGATATGCGGCTAACTTTTCATCGTAGCTCTGTGCGTTTTGCTCGATTAAATTTTTGGCATCTGAAAAATCAAAATGACCCAGTAAGAGAATACTACTTCCTTCAAAGAAATCATTGCTCTGTGTATTCAGGAATGTTTGTAAAAAAGCGATCCACCCGGAATCACAGCCACCAATACCTTGATTGGCAAGCACGCCAATATCTTCAGGGATACCCAACAATACAAAAGGGGCACTTGACTGTTGCAAAGACAACTCCAATGCTGAAGGATCTTTGATGACTTGAACCCGTTCACCAATTTTGGTTTCAAATCTTCTGATTCGGGTTACAGACAGAACATCCTGTTTGTTATAGATCTTTAAGTGAGGTAGTTGCAATGTAAATGGATTTACTATGAATATACTGATTTTTTAAATAGTTCATACTCCATTGTCTATGATCTATGTACCATGGACTATTTAAACACTTCTCCATTGATGAGTACCTTATCTATCAGATTGGATCCGAAGGCATAAGGAATATATGCTACAGAAGGAATGGGTTTGGTAATGATCAGGTTCGCTCTTTTTCCGATCGTGATACTTCCTACCTCCTTCTCTACTTCCATTGCATAAGCTCCATTTAATGTGGCTGCATTGATCGCTTCTTCCGGTAACATTTTCATTTGTATGCAACTCATGGACACAACCATATTCATATTCCCACTCGGACTGGATCCGGGGTTGTAATCAGATGCCAATGCAATGGCAGTACCGGCGTCAATCAATTGTCTTGCAAGCTGAAAGGGCATTCTCAGAAAATAGGCAGCTGTTGGTAAAAGTGTACCAATGGTATTTGAAGAGGCTAACAATTGAATGGTTGCCTCATCCATGGTTTCCAGATGGTCAACAGATAGCGCTCCAACCGCCACTCCCGTTTGAACACCGCCCGAAAGATTCAATTGATTGGCATGAATTTTTGGTTTCAATCCGATTTGTTTTCCTGCCTCACAGATACGTTTTGTTTCATCCGGAGAAAAGAAACCATCCTCACAAAACACATCAATGTAATCAGCCAATTGTTCACGATCAATGATCGGTAGCATATCAAGCAGAATCTGATCGATATAACCTTCATGATCTTCTTTGAACAATGTTGGATAGGTGTGAGCGCCAAGGAATGTTGCTTTGATGGGTATGGGTGATGTTTCTTTTAGCTTTTTGATCACACGAAGCATCTTTATTTCTGCATCTACTGATAAACCATAGCCACTTTTTATTTCTACAGCTCCCGTTCCCAACCGTATGATTTCGATCAATCGCTGTTTTGCAGATGTATAGAGATCTTCTTCTGTAGTCAAAGCAAGCCTCCTTGCAGAATTCAGGATTCCTCCGCCCTTAGCCGCTATATCTGCATATGTCATCCCTTTGATCTTATCTACGAACTCTTCTTCCCTACTTGTTGCAAATACCAAATGCGTATGACTATCACACCAACATGGCATTACACTGGCGCCTTGTAGATCAACGATATTTGTTCCTTCCGGACAATCCTTCATAGACCCAAAATCTGCTATCCTTCCGTTTACAATCAATAGCCATGCATCTTCAAGGATCGGCAAATGGCTTAATTCCTTGCCCCGTAATAGCATGGGTTGCTGACGAACATTTATCAGTTGGTGAATGTTTGTTAGAAGCGTTTGATTCATGATGGGAAAATAAGGATTTAGCTGCATGCTTCAAGCTACAAGTCTCAAGCTTTTTGGAATCACTATATTTAATTACTCACATGATCATTCAGATATAATTCATTTAACATAAACTTGCAGCCTGCAGCGTATAGCTTGCGACTATCATATGCTTACACGACTCACCATAGTACGTTATCCAGCTTGGTTCGGATGGGCAGGCTTTTTATCCATGGCATTCTTTCGTTTTCCGCTTTGGCTGAGAAAAGATATTTCATTTTGGAAGCTAATGGGCTGTGGTAGAAATGGTAGCTTCGATAAAACGCCCGATTGGCGCCAATGGGCGATCATGGAGATCATTCAGGACGAAAAAGTACCGGTATCGGGCTTTTTTATTTTATGGTGGAATCTATTTAGGTGTGAAAAATGGGAACTGATCCTTCGTCCTATTGAAGGACATGGTTTGTGGGATGGAAAAGAAGTCTTTGGCACATTACCCAAACACACAGATTATGCAGGAAGAATAGCTGTTATAACAAGGGCTACCATCAGACTTAGTCAACTATCCCGATTTTGGCAACATGTTGATGCTGTTGCACAGAGAATGAGTGGAGCACCCGGATTTATTACTTCTGTAGGAATTGGTGAAGTACCCTGGATCAAACAAGCAACTTTTAGTATCTGGGAATCCAAAGAAGATATGAAATCATTCGCCTATCGTTTACAAGAACATGCAGATGTGGTACGTAAGACGAGACAAGAAAAATGGTACACGGAAGAATTGTTTGTTCGCTTCCAAATCATTGATTCTAAGGGTAGTTTGCGTGGAAATGACCCAATCAAAAGAAATCCTTAGTTTTGTCGCATGAATCATTGTTCTACCATCACATTCCTGACCGCTCACTTCGCCTGGATGTATCGTGGACTGAACTCTATGCCTGATCACTGAGTTCGCTTCTTGTTATTCTGATCATTACTGCATTTCGGGAATCTTGATCCCTTCATTTATTTAATACAATATTAGTATGGAACATACATTGCATGTTACCTCTGAAATAGGTACTTTAAAACGTTTATTGGTACATAGTCCTGATAGTGGCTTGGGTAAAGTAGTCCCTTCCAAAGCCCAAGACTGGTTATTCGAAGACATCGTTCATCTGGATACCATTCGTAAGGATGAATATGATTATTACACCAAACTGTTGCTGTATTTTCTGGATCCTGTAAAGATCAAAGGAAAGCTCCAGGAGATTGATGGAAACGATCGTTCTTTTTTTAAACCCGACTCTGATGGATTTTATAAATCAGATAAAGTCATAGAGCTACAGTGGTTATTGGCTGAAATTCTGGAAAATGAAGATATCCGCTCTCAATTGGTAGCATCTGTATCTGCCATTGAAGGTTGTACTTTTCAAACCCAACAGGAATTATTGGGTTATAGTGCCAAAGAACTGGCTAAAACATTTATTTCCGGTACATCAGCGGATAAGAAATTACTGTTCGCTCCTATTCCTAACTTCATTTTCACCAGAGATATTGGGATCACGATCAAAGACCATGTACTGTTAAATAAGCCTGCCAAGAAAGCACGTACAAGAGAAGCCCTTCTGGCAAAGTATATCTTTTTCCATCACCCCATTTTCGCTCCATGGCAAAATAATGTCATTGAATTGGCGGATTCCAATCAGAGTTTTTTGATGCCGGAAGAGGAAGAAGATGATCGCAAAACAACACTGGAAGGCGGTGATATCATGGTTGTCAGTAACAACCATTTACTCGTGGGTGTTAGTGAACGTACTTCTGCAGAAGCTGCTGCGATGATCACGAATGTGATGTTTGAAAAGAGTTTGATGGATAAGGTCACGATCGTTCGTATTCCTAAGAAAAGAGATTATATGCATATTGATACTGTTTTCACACAGGTGAAAAGAGATGTATGGGTAATGCTGGGAAATTTCTCGCGTAAAGCCGTAAAGCATGAAGATGATAGCGTGATCGAAAGAGAATTACAGGTTAAGAAAGATGAAAAAATTAAGATCACACAATTCCATAAGAAGTGTCCGGACAACCCTGTTTATTTCGATAGTCTGGAAGATCTTTTACAGGATATCAGTCTGACAGACCTGCGTTGTGAGAATGATGTACGGTTTATTTTTTCCGGTAACAATGAATTTCCCTACAATGCTCGCGAACAATGGACAGACTCCTGCAATTTGCTGGCATTGAAGGAAGGTGTTGTATTGGGTTATGATCGTAATGATAAAACAACCGAAGCTTTCAGAAAAGCTGGCTTTACCATTATTCATGTGAAAGAATTATTACCCAAACTAGAAAGTGGTGAATTGAACCCGGAAACCATGACAGACACGCTCATATTGATGCCATCCGCAGAATTGTCAAGAGCTCGTGGTGGATTTCATTGTATGAGTATGCCATTGTGGAGAGAAGATATTTGAGTAGACAGATGATAGTTGACGGTTGACAGGAAAACAATTTCTCTTCTGTCAACTGTCAACTAGGAACCGCAATACTAAATTTAAATGACAACCAACATGCAGACAACTTCAAATCTATTGATGATAAAACCTGTTCGTTTTGATTTTAATGCAGAAACGGCAGTGAATAATAGTTTTCAGCAGGCTTCTGCAGATGAGCAAGTAAGTGCAAAAGCGACGGCTGAATTTGATCGGTTTGTATCTGTCCTAAGAAATGCCGGAGTTCAGGTAACTGTTGTAGAAGATACACCTGAGCCTCATACACCTGATTCCGTATTTCCCAATAACTGGATATCGTTTCATACAGACGGAACAATATTCTTATATCCAATGTTCGCAGTGAATCGCAGACTTGAGCGCAAGCCTCATGTACTATCAGCGATCGCTGAGAAGTTTCAGGTTGCAAATACCATTGATTTGAGTACATATGAGCAACAACATGTTTTCTTAGAGGGAACCGGAAGCATGGTATTGGATCGAGAAAATAAAATCGCTTATGCTTGTTTGTCTCCCAGGACAGATCTCACTGTGCTAAATGATTGGTGCAATAAAGCAGGATTTCGTCCGGTTGCATTTACTTCCGTGGATAGTAAAGGAGACCCGATTTATCATACCAATGTGATGATGTGTATAGCGGATAGATTTGCAGTGATCTGTCTGGATTCAATTCCAGATAGCAAGGAAAGAACCGCTGTTACAGAAACCTTGCAGGATACAAAAAAAGAGATCATTGAGATCAGTTTTGATCAGATGAATCATTTTGCAGGAAATATGCTTCAGGTGAAGAATACTACCGGACAGCATTATTTGGTAATGTCATCACAGGCATATCATAGTTTAACACCTGATCAGGTTCAGCGCATCGAAAAATACAATCCGATACTGCATTCTGATATCACTACTATTGAAACCAATGGTGGTGGTAGTGCCAGATGTATGATGGCGGAAGTTTTTTTACCGGAAAAATAGGTTAGCATGAATCGAAGTTCACTGAATGAGATACTATATGAGCAACTAGAGAAGCAGTATAATGAAATAAGGGATCGTTTGTATACCCCTTTATTCAAACGTTATGCTGATTATCTTGATATGTATCGAAGAGGTGAACTCATTGATATGGACGGTGCAAATGTTGAAGAAGAGATTGGAGATAAAGCTACTGATATCGCAGCCATCAACCCTTATTCAAATTTTATTGATACACATCCCCTGAATGAGCAAGAATGTGTCACTTATTTGAAAAATGAATTGCGATCTTGCTTGTTTGATGCTGATGTAAGACCGCAAATGATGAAATCCGGTGCAATGGAGATCGGGTATGATTGGTATTTTCATTACGACTCCGGGATCAATTTTTTTAAACAAGAATTGAGTTTTCCCATTATTGCAGAGCCGAGATATTTATACCGTGAACTACCACCGGGTCATTATACCGGTTTTGCAAAAGGCCCTGATTTTTCAGGTGTTTGGCCTGATTGTTCCATCATGATCGATGAAGCAGATGAAGAACACGAATTATTGCAATTAGGACAAGACCTGATGACTTACTATCAGTATCAATCAAGGTTGTTTCTGCATAAAGCTTTCAAAGAAATGGATGAAGCAGGTGAGTTTTCCGGGATGGAGAAACACCCCTTTCCTGTTTATATAGCGGAGCATGATTGTGAGGAAATGACACTATACGTACTTTAGGATTTACAAACAGGTGTAACCATGCATCCAACAATCGATCTGATCGGTCAGCATATGCATCAATAATCCAATACCCACAATTCGAAGTTTTGTAAATAGTAATAAAAAGTAAAGGGCAATCATATACCAGCTATGCATCAGATGAAAACCAATACTACACCTGCATGGATCAAAAATGGGGGTCGCCAATAAATGATCCAGGTCAACCAACATGGTTAGCAAAAAGATGATCGATACGGTTTTCCATTTATCCCTGAAAAAAATATACGCAATGAAAATGGGCGCTATAAAATGCAGGAAGTAATGAAGAATTGATGTGAATAGCTGCATATAGTAATTAGATTACCACTCTGTATGATAAAATGTCCCAGTGACATCATCCCTCTTTTGATAAGTATGGGCGCCGAAAAAATCTCTTTGTGCTTGTATGATATTCGCAGTTGCATGCTTTGCATGCAGTGAATTCAAATAATCCAATGAAGCTGCATGACAAGGTATCGACAAGTCAGATGCCAAAGAGTGGATACAAAAGGATTTCAGATCTTGCTTCAACGCTATGATTTCCTGCTGGATCTTATCATCGTTAAACAGTTCATCGTGTTGATGAAAAGCGATGATCATTTCTTCCATTAATGCGCTTCTGATGATACAACCGTTGGTCCATATACGTGCTATGTTGGAAAGATCCAGATCCCATTTAAACTCAAGTGAAGCCGCCTTCAAGATCAAAAAACCTTGTTGATGATTGATGATTCGTGCTGCAGTATAAGCAGCTTTTACTGTATTCAAGCTGAGCGACTGATCAGTACTATTTGTAACTGTCTGTTGCCTTAAGTTACACACTGATTCTTTGAGGGTTGATACATACCGTGCAAACAATGCACCGGTAATCATTCCCGCAGGTATTCCCAATTCAGAAGCTGAAATGGTAGCCCAGTTTCCAGTGCCTTTATTGCCTGCAACATCTAAAATCAGGTCGATCAAATAAGCATCGCCTTCTTTTTTTTGCAGGATATGAACGGTGCTTTCAAGTAAATAACTACGAAGTGTTCCTTGATTCCATTCATGAAATAGATCAGCGATCTTATTGGGGGCTAATCCCTGAACATACCGTAAGTATGCATATGTTTCTGCGATCAGTTGCATCTCAGCATATTCAATTCCGTTATGGATCATTTTTACAAAATGTCCTGATCCATCCGGCCCAATATATGCAGCGCAGGGTTTGCCATTTTTATCTTTTGCTGCAATGGTATTTAATAGGTGTTCTATTTTTTTATACGCTTCAAAAGGGCCGGAAGGCATAATACTCGGACCATTTAACGCTCCCTTTTCACCACCGGAGA
Above is a genomic segment from Sediminibacterium sp. KACHI17 containing:
- a CDS encoding serine hydrolase, encoding MKFVVGILFLLFSFQKPLAQSPTFIGDSLDKYIQKGMADWQIPGLSIAIVKDGKTVYMKGFGERNTTTHAPVTEHTLFMIASNSKLFTGTAIAQLEHQKLLSLNDKIIRYFPDFKLFDSLTTQQVTIRDMLSHRIGTKTFQGDFTFWNGKIGRREIMQKMRLLKPTGLFRQDFGYCNSCYLTAGEIIPVITGKPWEVYVYDSLLMPLGMKNTHTLVTGMNQRPNVAKPYTTSFTGKITELPYDQVDNLGPAGSMVSSVHDLSKWLIMQLDSGRYEGRTILPWQVIQKTRDVNITLSSRLNTNTSSHFTGYGLGLFMTDYFGKQVFWHTGGAFGFVSNTCFVPEEKLGIVILTNNDNQSFFEILRHQILAAYMGAAFIDKHTEAYKHFREMEDRKLAGINAYDKRIQQLKEPPLSLIAYTGKYVHPLYGTIHIVKEDRDLMIKFDGHRQLSARLQYMDNEEWRLSYSNPAFGIFSVKFKTQQQQVVSIDIPVNDFVEYDPYTFRKQ
- a CDS encoding amidohydrolase produces the protein MRFSFLALALGSSLAIHAQELPTSYPQLVKDITPKLVEWRRHFHQNPELSNREFKTGAYIAAYLKSIGLEVKANVAKTGVVAILKGGKPGPVVALRADIDALPVTERVNIPFASKVTTEFNGQTVGVMHACGHDSHTSILMGTASVLKKMQADVPGTIVFLFQPAEEGAPANEEGGASLMIKEGALDNPKVEAVFGLHINSTIPVGEIQYKTGAFMASSDWFKIVVKGQGGHGSKPWKAIDPIASASQIIEGLQHIVSRQMELTKAPVVITVGAIQSGVRNNIIPETCEMLGTIRTLDSKMQKEVHERIRNTVKHIAASNGTEAEVTIDTKTLVTYNDPELVKLTLPFLEKAAGKGKVVTRDWDTGAEDFSFYGEKAPSFFFYLGGMPKDQDVNKAPQHHTADFYIDESGFDLGVKAFCQLVFDYAKSKK
- a CDS encoding YggS family pyridoxal phosphate-dependent enzyme codes for the protein MSIHSDVFKTISQELKEKKVTLVAVSKTKPVEDIEALYQLGQRDFGENYVQELVDKQASLPTDIRWHFIGHLQSNKVKYIAPFVHLIHGVDSLKLLKEIDKQAAKNNRIIDCLLQIHIATEETKFGMDQQELTAAMEQLEHFPNVRVCGLMGMASFTDDQEKVRAEFKSLYDIFNTSGIGHLPSAILSMGMSGDYKIAIEEGSNMVRIGSLLFGARIYS
- a CDS encoding formimidoylglutamase, which translates into the protein MQLPHLKIYNKQDVLSVTRIRRFETKIGERVQVIKDPSALELSLQQSSAPFVLLGIPEDIGVLANQGIGGCDSGWIAFLQTFLNTQSNDFFEGSSILLLGHFDFSDAKNLIEQNAQSYDEKLAAYRHAVNMIDDEVEQLIHVITQNNKIPIVIGGGHNNAYPCIKGAAKGLYKAGLIPIAQINAINLDAHADFRPMEGRHSGNGFSYAEADGYLEKYCVLGYHENYLPQNVWMDMVNNPFIDCISYEDIFIHEKRTFLQSVAHATGFTEDSYCGIELDMDVIENAVSSASSPAGISLAHARQYINFTATDSKVAYLHICEGASQLADGRSGHHTGKMISYLVTDFVKAMFTSR
- the hutI gene encoding imidazolonepropionase; this translates as MNQTLLTNIHQLINVRQQPMLLRGKELSHLPILEDAWLLIVNGRIADFGSMKDCPEGTNIVDLQGASVMPCWCDSHTHLVFATSREEEFVDKIKGMTYADIAAKGGGILNSARRLALTTEEDLYTSAKQRLIEIIRLGTGAVEIKSGYGLSVDAEIKMLRVIKKLKETSPIPIKATFLGAHTYPTLFKEDHEGYIDQILLDMLPIIDREQLADYIDVFCEDGFFSPDETKRICEAGKQIGLKPKIHANQLNLSGGVQTGVAVGALSVDHLETMDEATIQLLASSNTIGTLLPTAAYFLRMPFQLARQLIDAGTAIALASDYNPGSSPSGNMNMVVSMSCIQMKMLPEEAINAATLNGAYAMEVEKEVGSITIGKRANLIITKPIPSVAYIPYAFGSNLIDKVLINGEVFK
- a CDS encoding spheroidene monooxygenase; this encodes MLTRLTIVRYPAWFGWAGFLSMAFFRFPLWLRKDISFWKLMGCGRNGSFDKTPDWRQWAIMEIIQDEKVPVSGFFILWWNLFRCEKWELILRPIEGHGLWDGKEVFGTLPKHTDYAGRIAVITRATIRLSQLSRFWQHVDAVAQRMSGAPGFITSVGIGEVPWIKQATFSIWESKEDMKSFAYRLQEHADVVRKTRQEKWYTEELFVRFQIIDSKGSLRGNDPIKRNP
- a CDS encoding arginine deiminase family protein — its product is MEHTLHVTSEIGTLKRLLVHSPDSGLGKVVPSKAQDWLFEDIVHLDTIRKDEYDYYTKLLLYFLDPVKIKGKLQEIDGNDRSFFKPDSDGFYKSDKVIELQWLLAEILENEDIRSQLVASVSAIEGCTFQTQQELLGYSAKELAKTFISGTSADKKLLFAPIPNFIFTRDIGITIKDHVLLNKPAKKARTREALLAKYIFFHHPIFAPWQNNVIELADSNQSFLMPEEEEDDRKTTLEGGDIMVVSNNHLLVGVSERTSAEAAAMITNVMFEKSLMDKVTIVRIPKKRDYMHIDTVFTQVKRDVWVMLGNFSRKAVKHEDDSVIERELQVKKDEKIKITQFHKKCPDNPVYFDSLEDLLQDISLTDLRCENDVRFIFSGNNEFPYNAREQWTDSCNLLALKEGVVLGYDRNDKTTEAFRKAGFTIIHVKELLPKLESGELNPETMTDTLILMPSAELSRARGGFHCMSMPLWREDI
- the ctlX gene encoding citrulline utilization hydrolase CtlX, whose product is MQTTSNLLMIKPVRFDFNAETAVNNSFQQASADEQVSAKATAEFDRFVSVLRNAGVQVTVVEDTPEPHTPDSVFPNNWISFHTDGTIFLYPMFAVNRRLERKPHVLSAIAEKFQVANTIDLSTYEQQHVFLEGTGSMVLDRENKIAYACLSPRTDLTVLNDWCNKAGFRPVAFTSVDSKGDPIYHTNVMMCIADRFAVICLDSIPDSKERTAVTETLQDTKKEIIEISFDQMNHFAGNMLQVKNTTGQHYLVMSSQAYHSLTPDQVQRIEKYNPILHSDITTIETNGGGSARCMMAEVFLPEK
- a CDS encoding DUF6122 family protein, translating into MQLFTSILHYFLHFIAPIFIAYIFFRDKWKTVSIIFLLTMLVDLDHLLATPIFDPCRCSIGFHLMHSWYMIALYFLLLFTKLRIVGIGLLMHMLTDQIDCWMHGYTCL